The DNA sequence CTTCCCGTCCCCATCAAAGTCGCCCGCGATCGGAATCACGTTCGGGCTGACGTTGGGGATCGAGACGGTCGAGACACTCGGGTTATCGTTGTTCGACAGTCGGAGGTGGAACACCGCCGCTCCGGAAGCCGGGTTGTACCGATAGAGGGCAAGATCGGCCACACCGTCGCCATCGTAATCGCCGATGAGCCTGTTGGGATCAGGAAGATCCTGATAGGTCAGTCTCGATATGAAGAGGTTTTGTGCATCTGTCGTCGGGGTCGCAAGGGTCTGATTTGCAACCTGGAATTGATTCCCGAAATACCATCCGGCGACGAGCAACGTGTCCACGTCCAGACTGGAGAAACCTGCAAAAACCGAGGATGAAGGACCGCCAAATTGGAACCCACGCTGATAGACGCCATCTCCGTTAAAGACTGCGTAATAGCTGTTGGTTCCTGACGAAACCTGGCTTTGGGAAACGAAGACATCTCCCCCGATCGAGCTTAAATCGAGTGTGCCCTCGAAATTGCCGCCAACGATGACGTTTCCACCGGAATCAATGGCCAGTCCTCCCGCAGGAGCGGGGAAGACAGGTTGAGCATTGCCAATCGAATGAGCCCAATCCACCTGAGAAAGATCCGGGCTCCAACGTCCAACAACCGTATCGATCGAACCCTGACTCGACAGAACGATCGAGGAGTTCTCCAGAGTCAGGTTCGAATTGAAGTTGCCGGCAGCAAGAACGCCTTCAACAGACGTTCCCGTCTCGAGCAGGGCGACATTCGACATCAGCCCCGCCCCTGGGCCGGTCAGAGTCGTTACGTTCTGAAAAACGCCTGTACTGGAAAGTCGGAGGAGGAAGAGATCGCTCGTTCCCGACCCTACGCGTTCCACTCGTCCCGGGCCGGGATCAAAGTCAACCGTTCCACCGTACGATCCAACGAGATAGATGTCCGAATTTCCTGAAGCGATCGCAAGATTCTGGACACGTAATCGATTCGCGGCACTTCCTGTATCCGATGCCAGGATTGAGACATCGATGAAATTGCCATTCGCATTTAACCTGGCGACGAACGAATCGTTACTGCCAGCAATATTCTCCTCATTCTGACCCGGATCGAAGTCAGTTGTTCCTCCGATGAGGAGACCTGCAACAATGATTGTCCCTGAGGAGTTCACGCCCACCGCCTGAGGCAAGTTGTTGTTGGCGTTCCCAGCCAGATCGCGGAAGCGGGCGACGGACTGAAACTGCCCCTGGTCGGCGTCAACGCTCAGCAGAAATCCACCCGCGTCGAAGGGTGTTCCAGTTGGAGGGACTGCTCCACTGAGGTCGACCCCCGAGGAGGCACTACCCACCGCCAGCACGTCACCATCAGGCGAGAGAGCCATGTTGGTAAAATTGAACGACTCTCCGTTGCCAACATGGATCTGATAAACCCAGTCCAAACTCCCATCGGCGGAATACCGTGCTAAAAAGCCATCCGCAGGCCCCGACGTGTTCGTGAGCGAATTCGGCGCTTGGCTGAGGAACGGATTGAAATTCACCGTGCCGTCAAACCTGCCGGCAAGATACAACCGTCCTTGATCATCGGCGAGCGTGGCTTGGATCGCGCCTCCAACCGAGAAAAAGGGATCCTGCGAGTTACCGGAGCCGACGAGTGCTTCAGCGAACTGGACGTTCGGAGCCCCTCCGTCAAGCAGTGTACGTCCTTCTAAACATTCCAAGTTGATCCACTGTCTTATCCGTCTCCGGATCACTCGACTCATCAGCCCGTCCCTCAGGTTTACTCGAAACGACCTCTGTGCCACGGACGCTTGTTTCTGCAGTCATTCTCGACCTCCTTGCCGAATCGAAGACGGTCTATGCTATCCGATTGACCTGCCGTTTTTCCAATCGACGTTGATCAGACACCACAACGCAACGACCATCGACGATGGTGTAAGGTAACCGATTTGGGGTAATTGGGCAAATTGGGTGGAAATTATTCAGCAGTTGGCTGGTTGGTGCGTTCTCGGGGTGGTGGTGGCGTGGTTTGACTCATGGCGTGTCGCAGTATGTGATCCGTTGATCTCGTGTCCGACATCGGAGAGACGGTGCAATCCGCTGGCGAATTGCCCCCTGGAGTCGACCTGGAATCACCTGGTTCTGGCGGGGATTGCTCAGGCCCTGAATGCGTGACGGACCGTCGCTTGACAGTGTCCTCAGATCGTCGGTAGAGTGATTGCTGGGCTGAGGTTCGGATTGTGAGCCTTGGTTCTGGGTCGGGGCGCATCTGGTTTCGGGTCGCACACACCTTCTCGAAGGTATTGTGGCGACCGTCGGGTGGCGGATTGCCCGGCTCGGGGGCCGGAGCGGTCGAGGTCCTGCAACGCTGCTCCAGCGGCGTTCGGTCGCGAAAGATTGGGTTTGGGCTTTCGCGATAAAGCCCGGCCTGGTGTTTCGTACCGGAGGGTCGGGCTGCCCCTATGCAGGCTGCCCGCCACTCGCCTCGGAGGAGTTGGATGAGCGTCGATCTGGTCCGGATTGTTGAGAGTATCCATCGGGAAAAAAACATCCCGAAAGAAGTCCTCTTTGATGGGCTTCAATCGGCACTCGCAACGGCCGCGCGGAAGCATTAT is a window from the Tautonia rosea genome containing:
- a CDS encoding FG-GAP repeat domain-containing protein — its product is MALSPDGDVLAVGSASSGVDLSGAVPPTGTPFDAGGFLLSVDADQGQFQSVARFRDLAGNANNNLPQAVGVNSSGTIIVAGLLIGGTTDFDPGQNEENIAGSNDSFVARLNANGNFIDVSILASDTGSAANRLRVQNLAIASGNSDIYLVGSYGGTVDFDPGPGRVERVGSGTSDLFLLRLSSTGVFQNVTTLTGPGAGLMSNVALLETGTSVEGVLAAGNFNSNLTLENSSIVLSSQGSIDTVVGRWSPDLSQVDWAHSIGNAQPVFPAPAGGLAIDSGGNVIVGGNFEGTLDLSSIGGDVFVSQSQVSSGTNSYYAVFNGDGVYQRGFQFGGPSSSVFAGFSSLDVDTLLVAGWYFGNQFQVANQTLATPTTDAQNLFISRLTYQDLPDPNRLIGDYDGDGVADLALYRYNPASGAAVFHLRLSNNDNPSVSTVSIPNVSPNVIPIAGDFDGDGKTDVAVVDPFARLFNSPSPNATEWIIRLSTTDQLRRVPFGGPGSLDRPAPADFDGDGRTDIATFRANSDLVPGAAQWFILPSLSNSAFSVVFGAPGGTDLPAPDDYDGDGRADIVTFRPVRTPQDVSNGVPNAAQWFILPSVSNDLTFSERRGAFGILFGASGNADQPSPADFNGDGRAEIVGFRSNSDLNPGSADWFILQSSPPSPGFSNGIGRTFGVANEIAAVADYTGDGTPDLTVFNRSTGVWTIRSGTDGPTQSITFNHPLGQAVPVLSPLFFRLQASGNLPTQTSGVAVAAQSSRRNDGLLLFDSGGSTSPSPIESIRSQRGSLIDSALDSLMDDPLV